One window from the genome of Palaemon carinicauda isolate YSFRI2023 chromosome 24, ASM3689809v2, whole genome shotgun sequence encodes:
- the LOC137618422 gene encoding uncharacterized protein: MEESVSESVSFRDAVMRGPMRVADSVVDRSVRASNMGIPVRTNEGYRQRNQVWRDRSASAQEGRLGSCIREKKCYRCENVGHKENECRWALGACFGCGEMGHRISECKKEKGVKCYRCGMTGHIASNRIGVIV; this comes from the coding sequence atggaggaaagtgtgtcaGAATcggttagttttagagatgctgttatgagaggaccaatgagagtagctgatagtgtagtagataggagtgttagggcgagtaatatgggaatacctgtaaggacaaatgaagggtatAGGCaaaggaatcaggtttggagggataggagtgctagtgcacagGAAGGTAGGttaggtagttgtatccgtgaaaagaagtgttatagatgtgagAACGTAGGGCATAAagagaatgagtgtagatgggcgttggGAGCATGTTTCGGATGTGGAGAGATGGgacatcgtattagtgagtgtaagaaagagaaaggggttaagtgttatcgatgtggtatgactgggcatatagcgagtaATCGtataggagtaatcgtatga